In Manis pentadactyla isolate mManPen7 chromosome 8, mManPen7.hap1, whole genome shotgun sequence, the following are encoded in one genomic region:
- the PRKG1 gene encoding cGMP-dependent protein kinase 1 isoform X4 produces MKILKKRHIVDTRQQEHIRSEKQIMQGAHSDFIVRLYRTFKDSKYLYMLMEACLGGELWTILRDRGSFEDSTTRFYTACVVEAFAYLHSKGIIYRDLKPENLILDHRGYAKLVDFGFAKKIGFGKKTWTFCGTPEYVAPEIILNKGHDISADYWSLGILMYELLTGSPPFSGPDPMKTYNIILRGIDMIEFPKKIAKNAANLIKKLCRDNPSERLGNLKNGVKDIQKHKWFEGFNWEGLRKGTLTPPIIPSVASPTDTSNFDSFPEDNDEPPPDDNSGWDIDF; encoded by the exons ATGAAGATTCTCAAGAAACGCCACATCGTCGATACAAGACAACAGGAGCACATCCGCTCGGAGAAGCAGATCATGCAGGGGGCGCATTCGGACTTCATAGTGAG ACTATACAGAACATTTAAGGACAGcaaatatttgtatatgttgatGGAAGCTTGCCTAGGTGGAGAGCTGTGGACCATTCTCAGGGATAG AGGTTCATTCGAAGATTCTACAACCAGATTTTACACAGCATGTGTGGTAGAAGCTTTTGCCTATCTGCACTCCAAAGGAATCATTTACAGGGACCTCAAACCAGAAAATCTCATTCTAGATCACCGGGGTTACGCCAAACTG GTTGACTTTGGCTTTGCAAAGAAAATAGGATTTGGAAAGAAAACATGGACTTTCTGTGGGACTCCAGAGTATGTAGCCCCAGAGATTATTCTGAACAAAGGCCATGACATTTCAGCCGACTATTGGTCACTGGGAATCCTAATGTATGAACTTCTGACTGGCAG TCCACCTTTCTCAGGCCCAGATCCTATGAAAACCTACAACATCATACTGAGGGGGATTGACATGATAGAATTTCCAAAGAAGATTGCCAAAAATGCTGctaacttaattaaaaaactaTGCAG ggATAATCCATCAGAAAGATTAGGGAATTTGAAAAACGGAGTGAAAGACATTCAAAAGCACAA GTGGTTTGAAGGCTTTAACTGGGAAGGCTTAAGAAAAGGCACCTTGACACCTCCTATAATACCAAGT GTTGCATCACCCACAGACACAAGCAATTTTGACAGTTTCCCTGAGGACAATGACGAGCCTCCGCCTGATGATAATTCAGGATGGGACATAGACTTCTAA